AATAACCGCTACCTTCTTTGTCTTTCCCAAAACCCTTCTTACCTCTTCTGCGGGAAAAGGCCTGAATGTTCTTACCTTTAACATCCCAACCCTTTTCCCTTTTCTTCTGTATCCATCCACTACGACCCTGGAAGTCCCTGCAATCATTCCAGAGGTAATCAATATGATCTCTGCATCATCACAATGATATTCTTCAACGAGCCCATATTCTCTTCCAAAACTCTTTTTAAATTTTTTACCGGTTTTAAGAATAACATCCTTTGCTTTATCCATGGCCTCCTGCATCTGATTTCTCATTTCAAAATAATAATTGACCCCAGTAACCCCTCCAAAGGCATGAGGATCATTGACATCAATGCGATACTTCGGTTTATATCTCGGCAAAAAGGCATCCACATCTTTTTTTAAAGGGATGTCAACAGGTTCTGAGGTGTGGGAGAGGAAAAAGCCATCAAGACAGACCATGGAGGGAAGAAGAATTTCTTCTGAGATCTTAAAGGCCTGGATGATCGTATCTAATATCTCCTGATTGGTTTCACAGTAAAACTGAAGCCATCCTGTATCCCTCTGAGAGAGACTATCATTCTGATCAGGCCATAATGTCCATGGTGCAGCCATTGCTCTGTTGACATTAACCATAACTATAGGAAGCCTTGCTCCTGCAGCCCAATGCAAGACCTCATGCATATAAGCTAACCCCTGAGAGCTGGTAGCGGTAAAGGTCCTCACGCCTGTCATCGAAGCACCGATACAGGCTGACATAGAAGAATGCTCTGACTCAACTTTTAAGAGCTTTACCCTTTTATTATTGCTACAAAGTTCGGAAAGCTTCTCTACCACCTCAGTCTGAGGAGTTATAGGGTATGCGGCTATGACTTGTGTTCTGGATAGCATCACACCATAAGAAACAGCATGATTTCCTAAAATGACCTTTTTCATTCTATTGATTCCTTCTCCATAGTGATAACTCCTCTGGGACACTCCAGCATACATATGCCACAGCCTTTGCAATAATCATATAAAACCTTATAACTATCCGAGTCTCTCTCAACGGCTAGATCAGGACAGAAGATCAGGCAGTTCTCGCACTGATTGCATATCCCACAGCCAAAACATCTCACGGCTTCTTTTACAGCCATGTCTCTTTTGAGACCCTGCTTTATCTCTTTCGTATTCCTCATCCTTTTAGTTGGAGTCAATATAGGGGTTTCTATTCTTTTTTGCTCCTCAAAATAATCCTGATTAATCTTTTCATGCTCGATAACAGGAAGGTCTTCCTCGGGTTTTTTTAGGGTTTTTCCTCTAAGAGCTTTATGGATTGCCATGGCCCCTCTTTTCCCTGAACCAATAGCATGGGCAACGGTTCTAGGCTGATCAGTAACATCACCCCCAGCAAAAATCTTAAAACATGATGAAACACCATTTTCATCGGTAGTGATAACTCCCTTTTGACATCTTACCTTTTTTGGAAGATATGAGAGATCTGCATCCTCTCCAATTGCACTGATAACCGTATCCGCCTTAATAAAGAAATTTGAACCTGAAATCGGGATGGGTCTTCTACGCCCCGATGCATCAACATCCCC
The genomic region above belongs to Nitrospinota bacterium and contains:
- a CDS encoding FAD-dependent oxidoreductase, with translation RTTIIYRRTQEQMPAYIEEVEQGIEEEIEILYLTIPIKITENNDKGLTVECAKARLGDVDASGRRRPIPISGSNFFIKADTVISAIGEDADLSYLPKKVRCQKGVITTDENGVSSCFKIFAGGDVTDQPRTVAHAIGSGKRGAMAIHKALRGKTLKKPEEDLPVIEHEKINQDYFEEQKRIETPILTPTKRMRNTKEIKQGLKRDMAVKEAVRCFGCGICNQCENCLIFCPDLAVERDSDSYKVLYDYCKGCGICMLECPRGVITMEKESIE
- the porA gene encoding pyruvate ferredoxin oxidoreductase, which translates into the protein MKKVILGNHAVSYGVMLSRTQVIAAYPITPQTEVVEKLSELCSNNKRVKLLKVESEHSSMSACIGASMTGVRTFTATSSQGLAYMHEVLHWAAGARLPIVMVNVNRAMAAPWTLWPDQNDSLSQRDTGWLQFYCETNQEILDTIIQAFKISEEILLPSMVCLDGFFLSHTSEPVDIPLKKDVDAFLPRYKPKYRIDVNDPHAFGGVTGVNYYFEMRNQMQEAMDKAKDVILKTGKKFKKSFGREYGLVEEYHCDDAEIILITSGMIAGTSRVVVDGYRRKGKRVGMLKVRTFRPFPAEEVRRVLGKTKKVAVIDRNISFGHSGIFFQEVKAAMYNEDVLNRPPIFGYITGLGGRDVTPDIIQEILDYTTLNTKPKDDIIWIGLKR